The proteins below are encoded in one region of Ferroplasma acidiphilum:
- a CDS encoding type II toxin-antitoxin system death-on-curing family toxin, translating to MKFTYKNIIEIHEKIAKHYSIDSNYLNINAIKSIVYRMNDNFNNSDIYPTIYDKAAVLFMRIIRCHPFIDGNKRTALASLSEYLVDNNIVYLTFSSDIRFSVEIAKIHSNNISDSHILKNIKRWIMFHSANSNDDIDIIIDRQLSLIKTIIGVAKNKNRPSMIDKTFDYWYATDIYPYYTPSYSGLEGIMQELEMEKVFFKQVDSLIELILKVGRK from the coding sequence ATGAAATTTACATACAAAAATATTATAGAGATACATGAGAAGATTGCTAAGCATTATTCTATAGATTCTAATTATCTTAATATTAACGCAATAAAAAGTATTGTTTACCGAATGAATGATAATTTTAACAATAGCGATATTTATCCTACTATATATGACAAAGCAGCAGTCTTGTTTATGAGAATTATCCGGTGCCATCCATTTATTGATGGTAATAAAAGAACTGCATTGGCATCTCTCTCAGAGTATTTAGTCGATAATAACATTGTTTATTTAACATTTTCAAGTGATATCAGGTTTAGTGTAGAAATCGCCAAAATTCATTCAAATAATATTAGTGATTCACATATTTTAAAAAATATAAAAAGATGGATTATGTTTCATTCTGCAAATTCTAACGATGATATAGATATTATCATAGATAGACAGCTATCTTTAATTAAAACAATTATAGGCGTGGCAAAAAATAAGAATAGGCCTTCTATGATTGACAAAACTTTTGATTACTGGTATGCTACGGATATATATCCTTATTATACACCGTCCTATAGTGGTTTAGAAGGTATAATGCAAGAATTGGAAATGGAAAAAGTATTCTTTAAGCAGGTCGATTCTTTGATAGAACTAATATTAAAAGTGGGCCGAAAATAA
- a CDS encoding TetR/AcrR family transcriptional regulator codes for MKELKKDLILKSAIKNFSINGYEASMDEIASDAKVSKGLLFFYYRSKENLIIDAAIKSVPLDVLNYIKAKEYSDIHSILYDLGTRFLDSYGNQDLRNLFLYTISNKNKYPEIKEKLKELCFTNFDEIFSKIKNISNLDFSLAKKRSFFGSLLCYLIWWNDNEQNIENYVEDLVNGFLNK; via the coding sequence ATGAAAGAATTAAAGAAAGATTTAATTCTGAAATCGGCAATTAAAAATTTTTCAATCAACGGCTATGAAGCATCTATGGATGAAATAGCAAGTGATGCAAAAGTTAGCAAGGGTTTACTTTTTTTCTATTATAGAAGCAAGGAAAATTTAATAATTGACGCTGCTATAAAATCAGTTCCATTAGATGTGCTTAATTACATAAAAGCAAAAGAATACAGTGATATCCATTCTATATTATATGACCTGGGTACAAGATTTTTAGATTCATATGGAAATCAGGACCTCAGAAATCTTTTTCTGTATACAATAAGCAATAAAAATAAGTATCCTGAAATAAAGGAAAAACTTAAGGAGCTATGTTTTACAAACTTCGATGAAATTTTCAGTAAAATCAAAAATATATCTAATCTTGATTTTTCATTAGCTAAGAAAAGGTCTTTTTTCGGTTCACTTCTATGCTATCTTATATGGTGGAATGACAATGAGCAGAATATAGAAAATTATGTAGAAGACCTTGTAAACGGATTTCTGAATAAATAA
- a CDS encoding DUF2075 domain-containing protein, which translates to MRLYQNSAQELINDLNYNKLSDKLKQSFVAYYGHNPSQGEYNAWNNSFQFIKNELQENKLYNIYVVIEYELPYSARRIDVILMGHGTENFKNIIIVELKQWSSAKLSEIEGNVITYVGHQEREVPHPSEQVAGYYYYMKDFMEIFNRDDYGLYGCSYCHNYSQTDKTLLDVSFNNVLSKFPLFTRDDFKKFGDYLKDKLSNGNGLDVYNDFITGDIKPSKKLIDYTSDILRNQKVFSLIDDQILANNTIIDRAKKAATFKHKSVIIVEGGPGTGKSVIALNAMAELLSKGFKVYHATGSKAFTSSLQKIVGSGDMRSVKNFFLYFNSVSHAITNEIDVLIADEAHRIRKSSNNRYTRPERRSTLPQIEELINSAKVSVFFIDEHQLVRPEEIGSIKLITEAAKKFGAKVYNFQLKTQFRCSGSDGYLNWIDSLLNINDTGNEFLSKNEKMEFKIVDDPQILRDEMNLRNSKNTNSARMVAGFCWPWSNPNENGTLVDDIVIGDFKATWELKDFAKIKFTKKPETPAWNLWPIDPSCSNQVGSIYTIQGFEFDYIFLIWGNDLVYDYSINDWVGKPENSKDPVIRKGKEKFTEHVKNIYRILLTRARYGVYVYFVDADTRKFVESRIEMYMVKNSKI; encoded by the coding sequence ATGCGTTTATACCAAAATTCCGCACAGGAACTTATAAATGATTTAAATTACAATAAACTTTCTGATAAACTTAAACAATCTTTTGTTGCTTATTACGGTCATAATCCCTCACAGGGAGAATACAATGCATGGAATAATTCGTTTCAATTTATTAAAAATGAATTACAGGAAAATAAATTGTATAATATCTACGTGGTTATAGAATATGAGTTGCCATATAGCGCAAGAAGGATAGATGTTATTTTAATGGGACATGGAACAGAAAATTTTAAAAATATAATTATCGTGGAACTGAAGCAATGGTCTTCGGCAAAGTTATCGGAAATTGAGGGAAATGTCATTACTTATGTCGGGCACCAGGAACGTGAGGTACCGCACCCATCCGAACAGGTGGCTGGATACTATTATTATATGAAAGATTTTATGGAAATTTTTAACAGGGATGATTATGGGTTATACGGATGTTCATATTGTCATAATTATTCTCAAACAGATAAGACCCTGCTGGATGTATCATTTAACAATGTATTGTCAAAATTTCCATTATTCACAAGGGATGATTTCAAAAAATTTGGAGATTATCTTAAAGATAAACTATCAAATGGAAATGGATTAGATGTTTATAATGATTTCATAACAGGCGATATAAAACCATCAAAGAAGCTGATAGATTACACATCAGATATATTGAGAAATCAGAAGGTATTTTCATTGATAGATGACCAGATACTTGCAAACAACACAATAATAGACAGGGCAAAAAAAGCAGCAACGTTCAAACATAAATCTGTTATTATTGTTGAGGGTGGGCCCGGGACAGGTAAATCGGTGATTGCATTAAATGCCATGGCAGAGCTTCTTTCGAAAGGCTTTAAAGTTTACCATGCAACAGGGTCAAAAGCCTTTACTTCATCATTGCAGAAAATAGTAGGATCAGGAGATATGAGAAGTGTAAAAAACTTTTTTTTGTATTTTAATTCAGTTTCACACGCTATAACGAATGAAATAGACGTCTTAATAGCAGATGAAGCCCATAGAATAAGAAAATCCAGTAACAACAGGTATACTAGACCTGAGAGGAGGAGTACTTTGCCGCAGATAGAAGAACTGATTAATTCAGCAAAGGTATCTGTATTTTTTATAGATGAACACCAGCTGGTACGACCGGAAGAGATAGGGAGTATTAAGCTTATAACAGAAGCAGCAAAAAAGTTCGGGGCAAAAGTGTATAATTTCCAGCTAAAAACGCAGTTCAGGTGCAGTGGGTCTGATGGCTATTTAAACTGGATTGATTCCTTATTAAATATAAATGATACTGGTAACGAATTCCTGTCTAAAAACGAAAAAATGGAATTTAAAATTGTTGATGACCCACAAATTTTAAGGGATGAAATGAACCTGCGTAATTCTAAAAATACAAATTCGGCAAGAATGGTCGCGGGCTTCTGCTGGCCATGGAGCAACCCTAACGAAAATGGAACTCTGGTAGATGATATAGTTATAGGGGACTTTAAGGCTACCTGGGAATTGAAAGATTTTGCTAAAATCAAATTCACAAAAAAACCTGAAACACCGGCGTGGAATCTCTGGCCAATTGATCCGTCATGCTCTAACCAGGTGGGGAGCATATATACCATACAGGGTTTTGAATTTGATTATATATTTCTCATATGGGGAAATGACCTGGTTTATGATTATTCTATAAATGATTGGGTAGGAAAGCCTGAAAATTCAAAAGACCCTGTAATAAGAAAAGGAAAAGAAAAGTTTACAGAACATGTCAAAAATATATACAGAATCTTATTAACCAGGGCAAGATATGGCGTTTATGTATA
- a CDS encoding ATP-binding protein has translation MIPERMFVDRINELNNLEDLNNENRAQLILIYGRRRIGKTTLMYEFLKNKDNSLFFIADASENILDTFSDIASEKFNNVRFQNWDNFFDFLYSISKNNRFIVVIDEFQYLTSVLKSWPTILQRHWEKLKTTKIFLILSGSLISSIYRIAIGYGTALYGRKTAEMNIKPLNFIESRNFFKTDINNLARIYMVLGGVPRYLEEFDSGNIYNNIKKKILNKNSYLYNEPINLLHEEFKDLTSYFAVLDTIGSGATTFNEISSKSRITQNKLSKVLDVLIRAELIAREDSIIKSNVRNKHIYYIKDNLFNFWFKFVYPFRSLLEMNNEEVVISKIKNEISTLFGHRFEFLARDLLLHNQDKLPFAISYIGRSWGKLKNKVGSNSNYEFDVVIQDSQKYHTGIFEVKYKELSYGDAYKIIQNMQEIYNNISVNSHPVFGIIAKNIENKELLRKNGYYVFDLDDL, from the coding sequence ATGATACCTGAAAGAATGTTTGTTGATAGAATAAATGAATTAAATAATTTAGAAGATTTGAACAATGAAAATAGAGCCCAATTGATCCTGATATATGGTAGGAGGAGAATTGGAAAAACTACGTTAATGTATGAATTTTTAAAAAATAAGGACAACTCTCTATTTTTTATAGCTGATGCAAGTGAAAACATTCTGGATACATTTTCTGATATAGCATCTGAAAAGTTCAATAATGTTAGATTTCAAAACTGGGATAATTTTTTTGATTTCCTCTATTCTATATCGAAAAATAATAGATTTATTGTAGTAATAGACGAATTTCAGTACCTAACATCTGTTTTGAAATCATGGCCAACAATATTGCAAAGGCATTGGGAAAAATTAAAAACAACAAAAATATTCCTGATTCTTTCAGGTTCCCTGATATCTTCAATATACAGAATTGCAATAGGATACGGAACTGCACTATATGGCAGAAAAACTGCTGAAATGAATATAAAGCCATTAAATTTCATTGAGTCCCGTAATTTTTTTAAAACAGATATAAATAATCTTGCTAGAATATATATGGTTCTGGGTGGTGTTCCAAGGTATCTTGAGGAATTCGATTCTGGAAATATTTATAATAACATAAAGAAGAAAATTCTTAATAAAAACTCATATTTGTATAATGAACCAATAAATTTATTACATGAGGAATTTAAAGATTTAACATCTTATTTTGCAGTTCTGGATACAATAGGTTCAGGTGCAACCACTTTTAATGAAATATCGTCAAAATCCAGGATAACACAGAATAAACTATCCAAGGTTCTGGACGTATTAATAAGGGCAGAGTTAATAGCAAGAGAGGATTCAATAATCAAAAGTAATGTCAGGAATAAACATATTTACTATATTAAGGATAATCTTTTTAACTTCTGGTTTAAATTTGTTTATCCGTTTCGAAGTTTGCTGGAAATGAATAATGAAGAAGTAGTTATTTCTAAAATTAAAAATGAAATAAGTACGTTATTCGGACATAGGTTTGAGTTTCTAGCTCGAGATTTATTATTGCATAATCAAGATAAATTGCCATTTGCCATATCTTATATAGGGAGATCCTGGGGGAAACTTAAAAATAAGGTAGGCAGCAATTCTAATTATGAATTTGATGTGGTAATACAGGACTCTCAAAAATACCATACCGGAATATTTGAAGTAAAATATAAAGAATTGAGCTATGGAGATGCGTATAAAATAATACAGAATATGCAAGAAATATATAACAATATAAGTGTGAATAGCCATCCTGTATTCGGCATCATTGCAAAGAATATAGAAAACAAAGAACTTCTCAGGAAAAATGGTTATTATGTATTTGATCTGGATGATTTATAA
- a CDS encoding N-acyl homoserine lactonase family protein, with translation MYAEKIYLLDYGWLGGDCGWFLPGAAGGAMTYSNRNPEKKWIEIPVSGALIQHKDGYILFDTGISPEAMKTHEKGLMEAFPITRISDENKLENQLKKINVKPADISFVVISHLHLDHIGQAGIFKDLKTPIIVQKTELESALSLLWQGKGGAYDISDLDPLRNANWFPINDEKFEIMDGVEAEFTGGHTRGHQVLNVKTKNKKYIFTGDYLHLPEEYNTESKGWLLSNANEWQDYMGKLKLKGKTGTNMVIGHDPDLWNKYPRAPNYLE, from the coding sequence ATGTATGCAGAAAAAATTTATCTTCTGGATTATGGATGGCTTGGCGGAGACTGTGGCTGGTTTCTACCCGGTGCAGCAGGAGGGGCCATGACATATTCTAACAGAAACCCTGAAAAGAAGTGGATAGAAATACCTGTTTCCGGAGCGTTGATACAGCATAAGGATGGTTATATTTTATTTGATACTGGAATATCTCCTGAAGCAATGAAAACACACGAAAAAGGACTTATGGAAGCTTTTCCGATAACGAGGATATCCGATGAAAATAAGCTTGAAAACCAGCTCAAAAAAATTAATGTCAAACCTGCGGATATTTCATTTGTTGTTATTTCTCACCTACATCTTGATCATATAGGCCAGGCTGGAATATTTAAAGATTTAAAAACACCTATAATAGTACAGAAAACGGAACTTGAATCAGCATTATCATTATTATGGCAGGGGAAAGGCGGAGCTTATGATATATCTGATTTGGATCCACTCAGGAACGCGAACTGGTTCCCTATCAACGATGAAAAATTTGAAATTATGGACGGCGTAGAAGCTGAATTTACCGGAGGACATACAAGGGGCCATCAGGTATTAAATGTAAAAACAAAAAACAAAAAATATATTTTCACCGGTGATTATCTTCATTTACCGGAGGAATATAATACTGAATCAAAGGGATGGTTATTATCAAATGCAAATGAATGGCAGGATTATATGGGTAAATTAAAATTGAAAGGCAAAACAGGCACCAATATGGTAATAGGCCATGATCCGGATCTCTGGAACAAATACCCCAGGGCACCAAATTATCTGGAGTGA
- a CDS encoding SLAC1 family transporter codes for MKNKILYIFGSEWFGMVIATLAVSQVFFLVSKYLVNIDLKYTGEVFFGLGIIMFIVIFILWAIRGLTIHDKKYLHWNNLTRLSFIALIPIILFIMDHILIDLIGMSKLLAEVSLYNYFFSYFLALVLGILLGYRLYTKEIDKNEINYAIIIPPLSIGTSIFLATPLMGYYHGDIAETIYFLVLMGLGIFFFLYIFIGSIALSGHVSNKADSTLPTAMLPVGVSSLIIINLLSIMSFGKVIGDITLNFGTVEFISILLYGFEVWNFIVVFILVFRKTTFGYLSVWAYGFPLGLFATSTIKLESALKIPFLGDIFIFIWIVLMILWVYALINTYVFVDRIKHSVKA; via the coding sequence ATGAAAAACAAAATTCTTTACATTTTCGGTTCAGAATGGTTCGGTATGGTAATAGCAACACTTGCAGTTTCCCAGGTTTTCTTTTTAGTATCAAAGTATTTAGTGAATATTGACTTAAAATATACAGGAGAGGTGTTCTTTGGGCTTGGAATTATAATGTTTATTGTAATATTTATTCTCTGGGCTATAAGGGGGCTTACAATACATGATAAAAAATATTTACACTGGAATAACTTAACGAGATTAAGTTTCATAGCCTTAATTCCCATTATATTGTTCATAATGGACCATATATTAATAGATTTAATAGGAATGTCAAAACTTTTAGCAGAAGTATCTTTATATAATTACTTTTTCAGCTATTTCCTTGCACTGGTTCTAGGAATATTACTTGGTTATAGATTATATACAAAGGAAATAGACAAAAATGAGATAAATTATGCTATAATAATACCCCCACTATCTATCGGTACAAGTATTTTCCTGGCAACACCCTTAATGGGCTATTACCATGGAGATATAGCAGAAACCATTTATTTCCTTGTATTAATGGGCCTGGGCATATTCTTTTTCCTGTATATATTTATAGGTTCTATTGCATTATCGGGCCACGTTTCGAATAAAGCAGATTCCACCTTGCCAACAGCAATGCTTCCTGTAGGTGTTTCAAGTTTAATAATAATTAATCTGTTATCAATAATGTCATTTGGCAAAGTAATAGGAGATATCACCTTAAATTTCGGAACTGTAGAATTTATTTCGATATTGTTATATGGATTTGAAGTCTGGAATTTCATTGTAGTTTTCATATTGGTATTCAGGAAAACAACATTCGGATATTTGTCAGTATGGGCATATGGATTTCCTTTAGGTTTGTTTGCAACCTCCACAATAAAACTTGAAAGCGCTTTAAAAATTCCATTCTTAGGCGATATATTTATTTTCATCTGGATAGTTTTAATGATATTATGGGTGTACGCTTTAATTAATACATATGTATTTGTCGACAGAATAAAGCACTCAGTAAAAGCATAA